TGGCAAGAAATGccatttcttctaattttgtAATGTTCGTATTATTAGCACCAAATACGTCAATCTTTTAGATGTGACActgttattttaataaaaaaacatactatatgatattttttgtgACTAGAATATCCATTTGTGCCGTTTACTAGAcagcaatttatatataattgtctatataaacaattcttggttatatttttaaaaaagtgtTCGATATAGAtacaaaacatttttttatataaaactgaAGAATgtataagaaattttgtatttcCACCTGTGTGTGACATGGTAACTTTTGtataagtttttcttttatccatgATTCATGAGTCAAACATTTTTAGTAATATCAAATTACTAGGCAATCTTATAAATAGTACCATAATTATTGAATTGAGCAAACTTTTGAAGTTCCTTGAGACTCATCCATTGCTGCTGCACGTCTTTTAAttccttctatatatatatcacgattAAATAAACCAGCTGCAAGAGGtattctgaaagaaaaatatatacattcataggTACATATaggttcatatatatatatatatacacattcatagatataatcataaaaatataatataatttaaaatacttaCGTATCAATGCCAGGCCTTATAGTTGTTTTAAATACACCCCATACAGGCTTGTGATCTGAAGTGCAAATACTTGGAACAGAATCATATATTAAGCATTCTATAGCACCGTCTTTATGCGAACTAGCACTTTCATGACTAACTCGTCTAATATATCCCCTTGTATGACCTTTCCCCTTAAAAAGTATTCTATCCGTATATGCGGGAGTACGTTGCTTACTGCTTGAATCAAAGTTTTGTGTGCCTGGATCATATTTATAAGTTGGAGGAAACATGATCGCTGCTTCCTCAAAACCACGTAGTACCGCACCTTCATTAAGTATTGTTTTTAATTgatctttttgtaaatttacTGGAACTTGTTGTGGGAAACATGTGTCTGTAATCCATTGAATTACTTCCTCTCTTGGTTGAGCCAAACGAAAATTTAAATCTCCGCACCAAAACACGCAATCAAAATTTTGAGTAAcatctaaaatattaaattttaacatataataatttgtgtaGTTACAATTTGGTATAATtgtatgtaatgtataaataattcttcaaaGACTATGCACCTTTGCTTTTATGTTTCGTAGGCAAGTCTTTAGGAAGATCCAAATTTCGAACAATTCTTTTGATATCGTTCACTCTTTCTTTGACTTTATCCTGATGAGCTGTTAAATGCGCCGTGACAAAAAGGAAACTTGTACCAAACAACATTAGAGCCAAAGCAACAGCTCCTTTAGTTCGAAATGCTGTCCCAGTTCTAGTAGAGAAACTATCATCTTCAGGTACAGAACAAAACCAGATGAGATCTCTCCTCAAAAAAAGAGCCAAATGAAGTGTTCCAAGACCTGTACTAGTTAATAAAACGTGGGAAGGCCCTAATGTTTCTTGCAAAGCAGCTTCCCACTCGTTTCTTTCAGAGCATGATTCTTGAGTTCCTATAGCTAACATGTCGGgaattgtttctatttctgAAGGTAACATAAAATCATTTAGTTCTTTTGGCGGAGATTGTCCATTCATATTCCATGTtccaacaaaaatttttaattcgcgATTTGGTAATACTTTTTCAAGTTCTACTGGACCAAGCAATGAATTAGCTGCAATTCTTCcatgaagaaaatttctataaaaaaagatatagtaaatataaaatacttacttctaaaattaatattaaagtttatatattttttctgacaaaatatttttttcatactttatATACCTTTCTCTAGCTTTCTGTGCaggaattaaatttaatacttGTGCAGCAAGTAATGCCTGTTTTGCCAAACTATCTGTAGATTCTCCAGGTGCCGTGGGCTGcttacgatcttttttctttgacaagGCATCGTGTGATGTAGAGCGAGGTTTAAGTTGAATAGGTACACTTTTCACAGATTCTGGACTAGAATGTCGCATGGAATTTGTTggagaatttattattagattatcAGCAGATCTTCTGTGAAGTAATCTTTGTCTTAACTGCATAGAGATTGGAGACATTGATCcagaagaagaattttcatctggaacattgaaatattacaCATACGATTTTAAATGAGTTTATAAAAGACATccataaatagaaattatatagttaATGATATTACAGAATTCCTCACTAATAGGGTTAAATTGGTTCAATTACTGTCTATTACATTTCTAACACTTGCATGTATTTTAAAATCTGTATAAAGTTCATATTAATTCTGTTCTCtgaatttttttacttacatcGTATTACTACATCCTAGCTCTGTTTATACgttaagaatttatttgtaaatataatttttacgcaaaattatatgtacatgtatatgtataccaGGGGTACTTTCTATTGATACAGCAACAGGTAAAGACATATAAGCATGATAATTGTGAAGGACATAGAAATTATGGATTTTAATGGTGCCATATTATTGTACTCTATGTTTTTGTAATCTTTGTAGTTTATGAACTTACACTAAACTTACAACCTGATAAATAACATTGCTTTCcactataatatattaaatactgGGGACAATTTGGCACCTTCATAacagtaaaatgaaaattgctAGAAAAAGCGCAATAAGTAAATTTCAAGCAGCGCATAGATttcatttgttaatttataccTTTGTGTTCTGGTTTTTCACAACTGTTAGTATCATGGTATGTAACCATACTGTAAACTTCTTTCGAAGGATCGTAGAATTGCCTTTCCATTTCCAGgaagaaataagtaatatacTTCCCCTTTGTAAAATAGTCatcctttatatatttgtgatCCTTTTCAGCAttgattatttgtatattttcatcTTCTGAAGATTCCTCGATTTCATCTTCTGTAGACTCTGCAGAGAAGTCACTATCTTCACTACTCTCTTGGGTAGTTGATTTaagttcttttattaaaaatgtgtgtgtTGCTATCGCTTCATTAATACTATCATTCTTCGctggattatatataatttttttagtcGAGGAGTTTGTGATTTTTATCTGATTTTTATCAGttgattgaattttattttcagaagCAATAGATTGCTGCATTTGCTCAAGTCCTCTTAATCTATTATCTTGTTTCAGAAAGGcagtttttatatgtatatatctatctgaGCCAGAGTACATAACCCCTTCTTGTTTTCCCaaagtattgaaatttttaatttcatcagATAAATTCACCGAAGAAGTTCTAAAATGATTTGATGTACTACTACGTTCACTTTTAATATGTTCATTTGAGAAACCATGTGTTGCAGGAAGATTAATATCTGGTCTTATActtgtatttatttgttcatttgaATGAGTAATATGTTTTATTGGTTGTTGAAGTTTTGGTTTTTGTTCAATAATTTCTTCAGAAGAGTGACCTGGCTGCCTTTCTGATACATGAGTTTTTTTCCTCCTAAATActttagataatttattaagaaatgaattcttcctttttttccttgatGGCATTTTTAAACGACACTATCAACACTCAAGCTTATCAATACTTATTACATTTGCCTGTTTTCAAGATTGGACATCAACTGACCAGTTCACTTTTATTCATACTATGATAAAACTTCACACTGACAcacttctatctctttattcaCTATAGAGTATCTTAGAATGTATTTTGGTGGGGATATGCAAGgtcatattttcatttatcgaatgagataatcaatattaaaagaaatattcatcacacgtaaacaatttttggtgcatgtttttataaataaaaatgtcattGATAAATTGTACACTAAATATTCCTAAATATGatgtgttaataaaatatcaaccAATTTCATGCAATCTTGTTATTGATGAAGCAAAATAGTTTCTAAGTagagagtatatatgtatataaaattattatattgtaatatgaaaataacaaaaaacaaaaatcaaaaagaaaacagcTAATGTTTGTTCtactataaaagaaatttttttttatgcctTACCTTCTGTGTAAGTACTCTTGCGCTGCTCCTTTTCTCgcattattacttttttatttatattactctCATGGGCTTCTTGATCTCCGTACGTCATATAAACTTCTTGTTTTTCAACTAACGCATCTGTTTGACATTTACCATTAACAGAAGCCACTTCAGATTTTACAGAAGTCCTGCTTAAAGTTGTCGGAGACAATCTACTAGCGGTTAAACTTTGAGGTGGAGTTCTACTGCGTTCGGTCATAGCACAACACAAAGATAATTTTGTGCTAGTATGAGATTCGTGCTGCGAGTTATCAGCTTTAGAGTTCTTATTCGAGTCCCCGTCTTTATAAGATGTTTCCAAACATCCAACTCTAGTCTTTTTATTCATAAGCATCTGACAtagagattttttcttttgttttgatttTGGTGATATATCTGCCTTTGTCGCATTGGATATGCTAGAGGTATCGTTTCCTCTACACTGCTCCATAATATTATTAGCTAATGCAGTGATTAATAAGTTATTAATccatcattaatataataatggtatcgttatatttcaatagaaacatcatatatacaaataggtttccaatgaaaaattatgtacCTATTACCATGTACTGCAAGGTGGTTTCTAAAAACAGCctagatatttataaagtcatttggaatttatatatttgtaaactCAGTTCTTTTGGCTATATTTATGTCTTCATTATactccttcttttatttaagtaTTCCAAAGATACTAGATTTTATTGTATCaatcatatatatgcatatatatatatatatacacacatatatttaatatatctcaTAGACAAACTGGATACAatcatatattcataatttgtCTACTTACACGAAACACTATTATATCATAGATTGAACTGGTACCAAACAATTATGCCGAAGAGTGATCACATTTTCAACATCGATATACAGCTTTATTTTTGACTGTTTTCTGACTAGAGATTATATCAACTATTAGGTCTTAAACATTCATAGGTTATTCCGATTCTCTTTgatagaatatttcaaaacagTCTATATTATAGTGTTTTAATGTAACTATTAAGGAACCATTTTTATGGACTTTGATATTTACTTGTGTAATAAATTGCATCTATACTTGCATAACATGACAATTTGAATGAAACATTGACTCAATTGAACTAAGTATATAGTTcccttatatattattacgaaattcACACGCTGACTATCGCTTGCACATTGGCAATAGATCACACGTCATTCGTGTTGCATACGAAATTCATAACAATTTGCAACCTATAGTAGAAAATACTTGAAGGACGTCATCAGACTCTAACCTCTGCCTCCATCATCGAGAATATATCACAAGGTAAAACCTTCCGCTCATGTTATTCGGAAATAAGTATACTAAtgttcattttcattaatgtTTCACGAATAATTCAGCCCCATGACGATTCGATATCCACACCCGTACGCCATATCATTTGCCACTCGACTGATTACCGATTCTGCGCTCTTGTCAGATTAGCAGACGACAGTACTCTACTACTTGAACACAGAAAACGTATATCCCGTCTTTGATTATCTTTCTACAACCTATACGAGATATTACAAAttcttgatataataaaaaatgatattaaaattataaagataaacgatcatatataacgaaataataatcgatggaAGGAAATGTTCGAAACGAAAATCAAAGGACGCGTACGTATCGTGAACTGTCAAAAGGAGCAGACGACACGAACTGACGCCATTTTCCTTTTGACGCAAACAAACGTTACGAAGGGGTCGTACTTACACATTGACACGTACAACGTTCGTATATTGGACCATACGTATGTGTAGAACATTCTAAAGAGGTTCTGCCGTAGAATTCGACGCGTTCTCGAGTGCAGTATGGTTTGGCGGGTTGCGTCATTGCGATGCTCCTCTTGTCGATCGGCGTCatataaaagaagtaaaatagatatacatacatagtattcgttacgagaataaaaataatcgaggtATCATTTAAAGATACAAAACGTAACATTCTCGATAAAACAGCTCTTATTTCGTACGATTTGTACGCGCGCGTTGTTTCTTTACGAAACATAGTTCTCCTTCTACTACAAGACTAACATTTCGTATCTCGAAAAAACAGTGTatgcatacacgtatacacagagagagagagagagagagagagagagagagagagagagagagagagagagagagagagagagagagagagaaagaatacaaTACAAAACGtgataatataacaaatactaaatttcattttcgaaactatcgaatatttaatatcaatataatactttttttttttggagaagGTTCGGGAAGTATACAGGTGTTTAACTTTCTTCCCGCGTTTTAATgcgtaaaattttttacattcgaATTTCGTAATCATTTGTAACCAAATTCACATCGTTTGTGAATATATAcaggtatacatacatacctacgtacgtacacaggCATACATAACACAACACACACAAACGTAGAAACATTGAGGCTAACTGCGTCGTtgataatagagaaaattggatatttatataaatatgtatatcatctCCAAGATCATCGAActatcttaaaaaaattctGGGTACGATAGTAAACGATATGTCGCGATTCGGTAAGTTATATATATCggaagttaataaatatattcgtagtAATAGgacgtattatttttaatatcaaagtttgacgtttgaaattttataagatgTGATTAACTTTACGAAgtaaatatttcgatgtaGCAATATGTAGAACGATCGTTTAATGCTTAtctctcgaaagaaatattgttatattaaacgtatcgttttatttttcatttatatagtcgtgacgatattaaatatttatttaaaaataatgttaaaaagggaatgaaacagaaatgaaaaaaaattttttattgtccaTTCGATTTATACTAAtgatcatatgtatataatatatataatgatatatatatatatatatatatatatatttcaaatattcgatcgagaaaattatacagaaattgtatttcaaatatcaattaacacacatataatgaaacatacaatgaaaaattgtaCTTGCAAACGTTAAGACTCGTTTGCACGGGAAATTTTCGTAAACCAAGAAACAACCAATCATCATTGTGGGACGTCGGTCATgcgatatatatctctattgGATCGGTAAGAATTCGTAAGAAAATGTTGATTGGCACGGACATATTCTCTTGATTCGAATACTATAATACCATAGTTCGACAATCGCATGCGGGAGGGCGACTTTCTCGATCGcaatgaataatttctttcttcaaccTCGACGACAAATCTGAAATAAACGATAGAGATTTTTCGCGGGAAAATTTGTTcgtcgttcaaaaaaaaaaaaaaaaaagaagaaaaaatctgcGAACAATACATCGCTAAGTTCGAAGTTTCAGATTGcgtaataaaaaagcaaaaaaaaaaaaataaaataaaataaaataaaataaataggcGCCATTCGACGGACGTTACGCACGATCGCCGGCTTTTAAAATCGCCATTTACGATCGTACGTGAATACTTTTCACAGGAAGATCGAGCGAacgaaaattgttttttcgAACGTCGTACTTCAACAAAAGTTCATTGGaagatattgaaagaaaaaaaaaaaaaaaaaaaaaaaaaaaaaaaaaaaaaaaaaaaaaaaagaaaagaaaaagaaagaaaaaagaaaaagaagaaaaagaaaaacgaggaaatgtacacgtacatacgcatatatacgtgtataatcTAAGAAAAGTCGCGTTTTTCGATTCGCAGGATGatcgcgaataaaaaaaaaagtacgtacacacgtatatacgaagGAAGCGAGGGAAAGAGACGTTTCAATGATTCGCGTCGCCGCCGCTAGGTGTCGACGGTTTGCGTACGGTTCGCTCTCTAGCGGCCACCATTGTTGAAATTCTGCTTTGGTTGATGCCCCGACGATTTTTTGGCCGAAAATCGTAAATTCGCCAGCCCCCCCGGCAAGGGCCCCGTGCGTAAGGTGCGTATCACGCGAGGAGATCGAAAGATCGGTGCCTAAAGTACGTCCTTTTGGGACGGTATTCGTTGTCCTCGAGGATCCGTGTCCCGAGGCGAGAAAACCCAGTGAAATCGAGTGCGCTCATCGATttacgtgaaagaaagaggcaCCCATGTCCGTGTCGCGTACGTCCCGTCGGGGTGTTGGTGTGTTGTGCTTGCGCGCtcctcccctcccctctccGATCGCTACACTTTTCCCCCTCTCGAAGTTGTGCACGATGCACGGTACAACGTCGCGGCGCGTGCACGCGTGCCGGTAAAAAGGAAAACCGTGCAGTAccgttatatattttttctcacgTTCTGTCTCCTTCATCGCTTGTCTGTctatccgtctgtctgtcttattgtctatgtatctatccatctatctaactatccatctatctctttccctcgtATTCTCCGTCGCTTCTCTCTAGCtcgctctctgtctctctctctttctcatagcGTTGCAACATGCAACGCGTTCGTCCTTCTTGCGAAtcatttacgaagaaaaagaagaagaagacaacgacaacgacaacgttaacgacaacgacaacaacgtgCGATCTGTCGTGCATCGTGTCCAAGGAAAAACGAATTCAACGAGTATTTGTTGTCGTCGCGTAGGTGGTTAGCGTTTCGTTAAGAGCGCACGTTGCTCCGCGTGTCCGAACACGCGGTTCTCCTCCTTCCCTGTCTTGTCTGCTGTTCGTCTATCTGGCTCGccttgtcttcttctttttccccctcccctctctctctttttcgttctctctctctctctctctctctctttctctctctctctctcgctctctctctctcgttctcgttgcCGCCTTTCTACGCGCTACCATCGACAAGACGGCCTTAAGCGCGCCCAAAGCGAAACAGTTCTTGCCAATTCCTTGCTGTTCGTAATAATTACAAGGAGTTTTCTTTGCAAGGAGGACGAGCACGGCGACGaagaatgatatttaaagGAAGGGACGAAGCAAAGGCAAATAGTTAAAAGAAATCGTGGCAGTGTCTCTCTTTTCGCGTTCCATAGTCGGGCGTGAGTGCGCGAGTGAGTGCGTGTGTCTGCCTCTctgtgtcgtcgtcgtcgtcgtcgtcgtcgtcgtttcatcctcatcgtcgtcatcgtcgtcatcgtcatagTCATAGTCAtagtcatcgttgtcgtcgtcgttgtcgtcgttaccactgtcgttgtcgttgtcgttgtcgtcgtcgtcgccgccgtcatcgtcatcatcatcatcatcgtcgtcgtcgtcgtcgtcgtcgtcgtcgtcgtcgtcgtcgtcgtcgtcgtcgccgtcgtcgccgCCACCGTCACTGCCGCCGCTAACGTTGTGCCGCGCGCCTCTGTATACGTATGCGTGCATATCGTGTGTACGaaagttagagaaagagagctagagttagaaagagagaaaaagagagagagagagagagagagagagagtgtgtgcgaatgcgagaaaaagagagagagaaagaaagagcgagcgtGTATAGTATACGCGGTTGTGCACGCGTGtgtgctactgctgctgctgctgctgctgctgctgctactactgctgctgctactactgctgttgctgctactgctgctgttactgctactgctacttctacgtgcgtgcgtgcctCGATCAACGGTGGTACGCATATTCCtccgcgcgcacacacatcaCACgccacatatatatatatacatagatacatacatacatacacacatacacgcacgcacccTACATATGTACGTTGCGTGTCCCTACGAAAttggcaaaaagaaaaaagaaaaaaagcagagagaaagagagagagagagaagggaaaaaaaccCCACCGAATTCCGTCGTCTCTATAATACGcttgaaaaaaatgatcgagacGCGCGTCGTTCTCTCGTGAGAGAGTAACGTTCGACGCACAGTGCCgtacgttttccttttcctgcctacttttttattttttcttttttttttttctcgtatcgtCGCGGCGACGGGAAAATTATTCGCCGTGAAAATCCTAACGTGTTGTTTTCTCGGACTTCTTAATggacatttatttttctcttccttccttcccctcttcctcctcctcctcctcctcctcctcctcctcctcctccttctcctcctcttcttcgcaGCCAACCCCCTTCCTCCTTTCTACGTGCTAttccgatttttttcttcctttaaatCTCTCGGCGGTCCATCACGCGAATCGTTCGACCGATCGCGTCTTCTTTTGTGGAACGATCAAATATGCGGGTGTACTgtaactactactactattactactactactactactactgttcgGATTAACTCTTAATGTTACACGTTGCAAGTCGCACGCGCTACCTTGATGTTTGGTTTAAAAACGAAGAGATCCTAGTTGTGTCATCCCAGCAATgttcttctatctctatttagTGCGATAGGGTTGTGATGAAAAGTGAAGAAAGTAAGAATGAATAGTAGGAACGTTTTGTCAAACGAAGAACCGTATTTAGTTTGGTGTTCAATCGATCCTAGAATTCTAggaaacattttaataaacatcAAAGTATTTACTCGGTTATTGTTTTAGAAGTATTCAATCGTATGTAGATCGAGAGTAATCGTATATTTCCAATTAATAATCAATGCGTCTATGGTATAACAGTGAGATTAggttgaatattttctaatgatgTTGCGTATTACGTTCAACAATCACGGTTGAATGTTAAGTATTTAACATGTGGAAGAAAGTTTTGCTGTGTCGTGCATAAAAGATCTTCTTGTGGTTACTTTATAGCGGGAAGTTCGTTTGATCGAATTGGTCGTATTAAAATTAGATCTAGGTAATAGCGATTTATCTTTGTACaaacatttgatatttttttggaTGTTATTACAGAAACCACGGATATATACAAGCGTATTAACTCAAAAGAAGAATCAATATTGTGGAGGAATAGAAAGTTGCCAGACGATCAACTTTATTTACAAATCATACAGGATTTAAACAAACGAACTGTGAATATTCCCAGGCTACATTATGGTGTGACCCATTCTGTTAACTCTGAATTAACCAGCAATGGTAAAACTATGTCTTTTTCAGTAGTTTTTGTGTATTCGATAGTTttgatgtaatttatttagattAGAGGTTCTAATTATACCTATTTCATTTACAGGATCTTACGTACC
The Vespula pensylvanica isolate Volc-1 chromosome 4, ASM1446617v1, whole genome shotgun sequence DNA segment above includes these coding regions:
- the LOC122628764 gene encoding inositol polyphosphate 5-phosphatase E isoform X2 — protein: MFYTYVWSNIRTLYVSMSNNIMEQCRGNDTSSISNATKADISPKSKQKKKSLCQMLMNKKTRVGCLETSYKDGDSNKNSKADNSQHESHTSTKLSLCCAMTERSRTPPQSLTASRLSPTTLSRTSVKSEVASVNGKCQTDALVEKQEVYMTYGDQEAHESNINKKVIMREKEQRKSTYTEESTEDEIEESSEDENIQIINAEKDHKYIKDDYFTKGKYITYFFLEMERQFYDPSKEVYSMVTYHDTNSCEKPEHKDENSSSGSMSPISMQLRQRLLHRRSADNLIINSPTNSMRHSSPESVKSVPIQLKPRSTSHDALSKKKDRKQPTAPGESTDSLAKQALLAAQVLNLIPAQKARERNFLHGRIAANSLLGPVELEKVLPNRELKIFVGTWNMNGQSPPKELNDFMLPSEIETIPDMLAIGTQESCSERNEWEAALQETLGPSHVLLTSTGLGTLHLALFLRRDLIWFCSVPEDDSFSTRTGTAFRTKGAVALALMLFGTSFLFVTAHLTAHQDKVKERVNDIKRIVRNLDLPKDLPTKHKSKDVTQNFDCVFWCGDLNFRLAQPREEVIQWITDTCFPQQVPVNLQKDQLKTILNEGAVLRGFEEAAIMFPPTYKYDPGTQNFDSSSKQRTPAYTDRILFKGKGHTRGYIRRVSHESASSHKDGAIECLIYDSVPSICTSDHKPVWGVFKTTIRPGIDTIPLAAGLFNRDIYIEGIKRRAAAMDESQGTSKVCSIQ
- the LOC122628764 gene encoding inositol polyphosphate 5-phosphatase E isoform X4, with amino-acid sequence MFYTYVWSNIRTLYVSMSNNIMEQCRGNDTSSISNATKADISPKSKQKKKSLCQMLMNKKTRVGCLETSYKDGDSNKNSKADNSQHESHTSTKLSLCCAMTERSRTPPQSLTASRLSPTTLSRTSVKSEVASVNGKCQTDALVEKQEVYMTYGDQEAHESNINKKVIMREKEQRKSTYTEDENSSSGSMSPISMQLRQRLLHRRSADNLIINSPTNSMRHSSPESVKSVPIQLKPRSTSHDALSKKKDRKQPTAPGESTDSLAKQALLAAQVLNLIPAQKARERNFLHGRIAANSLLGPVELEKVLPNRELKIFVGTWNMNGQSPPKELNDFMLPSEIETIPDMLAIGTQESCSERNEWEAALQETLGPSHVLLTSTGLGTLHLALFLRRDLIWFCSVPEDDSFSTRTGTAFRTKGAVALALMLFGTSFLFVTAHLTAHQDKVKERVNDIKRIVRNLDLPKDLPTKHKSKDVTQNFDCVFWCGDLNFRLAQPREEVIQWITDTCFPQQVPVNLQKDQLKTILNEGAVLRGFEEAAIMFPPTYKYDPGTQNFDSSSKQRTPAYTDRILFKGKGHTRGYIRRVSHESASSHKDGAIECLIYDSVPSICTSDHKPVWGVFKTTIRPGIDTIPLAAGLFNRDIYIEGIKRRAAAMDESQGTSKVCSIQ
- the LOC122628764 gene encoding inositol polyphosphate 5-phosphatase E isoform X1, with product MPSRKKRKNSFLNKLSKVFRRKKTHVSERQPGHSSEEIIEQKPKLQQPIKHITHSNEQINTSIRPDINLPATHGFSNEHIKSERSSTSNHFRTSSVNLSDEIKNFNTLGKQEGVMYSGSDRYIHIKTAFLKQDNRLRGLEQMQQSIASENKIQSTDKNQIKITNSSTKKIIYNPAKNDSINEAIATHTFLIKELKSTTQESSEDSDFSAESTEDEIEESSEDENIQIINAEKDHKYIKDDYFTKGKYITYFFLEMERQFYDPSKEVYSMVTYHDTNSCEKPEHKDENSSSGSMSPISMQLRQRLLHRRSADNLIINSPTNSMRHSSPESVKSVPIQLKPRSTSHDALSKKKDRKQPTAPGESTDSLAKQALLAAQVLNLIPAQKARERNFLHGRIAANSLLGPVELEKVLPNRELKIFVGTWNMNGQSPPKELNDFMLPSEIETIPDMLAIGTQESCSERNEWEAALQETLGPSHVLLTSTGLGTLHLALFLRRDLIWFCSVPEDDSFSTRTGTAFRTKGAVALALMLFGTSFLFVTAHLTAHQDKVKERVNDIKRIVRNLDLPKDLPTKHKSKDVTQNFDCVFWCGDLNFRLAQPREEVIQWITDTCFPQQVPVNLQKDQLKTILNEGAVLRGFEEAAIMFPPTYKYDPGTQNFDSSSKQRTPAYTDRILFKGKGHTRGYIRRVSHESASSHKDGAIECLIYDSVPSICTSDHKPVWGVFKTTIRPGIDTIPLAAGLFNRDIYIEGIKRRAAAMDESQGTSKVCSIQ
- the LOC122628764 gene encoding inositol polyphosphate 5-phosphatase E isoform X3, translated to MEQCRGNDTSSISNATKADISPKSKQKKKSLCQMLMNKKTRVGCLETSYKDGDSNKNSKADNSQHESHTSTKLSLCCAMTERSRTPPQSLTASRLSPTTLSRTSVKSEVASVNGKCQTDALVEKQEVYMTYGDQEAHESNINKKVIMREKEQRKSTYTEESTEDEIEESSEDENIQIINAEKDHKYIKDDYFTKGKYITYFFLEMERQFYDPSKEVYSMVTYHDTNSCEKPEHKDENSSSGSMSPISMQLRQRLLHRRSADNLIINSPTNSMRHSSPESVKSVPIQLKPRSTSHDALSKKKDRKQPTAPGESTDSLAKQALLAAQVLNLIPAQKARERNFLHGRIAANSLLGPVELEKVLPNRELKIFVGTWNMNGQSPPKELNDFMLPSEIETIPDMLAIGTQESCSERNEWEAALQETLGPSHVLLTSTGLGTLHLALFLRRDLIWFCSVPEDDSFSTRTGTAFRTKGAVALALMLFGTSFLFVTAHLTAHQDKVKERVNDIKRIVRNLDLPKDLPTKHKSKDVTQNFDCVFWCGDLNFRLAQPREEVIQWITDTCFPQQVPVNLQKDQLKTILNEGAVLRGFEEAAIMFPPTYKYDPGTQNFDSSSKQRTPAYTDRILFKGKGHTRGYIRRVSHESASSHKDGAIECLIYDSVPSICTSDHKPVWGVFKTTIRPGIDTIPLAAGLFNRDIYIEGIKRRAAAMDESQGTSKVCSIQ